Proteins from a single region of Dyadobacter fanqingshengii:
- a CDS encoding NAD(P)/FAD-dependent oxidoreductase, translating to MHQTLQLTLAPEIALDDENFRQHIIKKLRLRTTDTPIIRKTRQSIDARSRQVKVNVQAEVYVNETPPSLIGFQQDYPDVSKKPQALIIGCGPAGMFAALRLIELGIKPVIFERGKDVRARRRDLAAINKDHIVNPESNYCFGEGGAGTYSDGKLYTRSNKRGDIRRVLEIFVGHGASEQILIDTHPHIGTNKLPVVVSEMRESILKAGGEIHFDTKVTDFIMDQNVLKGVITDANKEHLGIGVILATGHSARDIYELLDAKKILIESKSFAMGVRIEHPQNTIDKIQYHCENDRGPYLPAASYSLVTQTRYKGVQRGVFSFCMCPGGFIVPAATASGEVVVNGMSPSRRDSPYANSGIVVSIEEHDLLPYKEFGALAGLQYQKEIEQAACQFAGATQTAPAQLALDFVKGKVSSQLRETSYQPGLQSVDLREVLPAEIAFPLSEALSDFGQKMRGYLSSDAQLIGVESRTSSPVRIPREIETCEHPELKGLFPCGEGAGYAGGIMSAAMDGERCAAQLAKLYANKKIQ from the coding sequence ATGCATCAAACGCTTCAACTTACCCTGGCGCCCGAAATCGCGCTGGACGACGAGAATTTTCGTCAGCATATCATTAAAAAATTGCGGCTGCGCACGACCGACACGCCCATTATCCGCAAAACCCGCCAATCCATCGACGCCCGGAGCCGACAGGTTAAAGTAAATGTGCAGGCAGAAGTTTATGTCAACGAAACGCCGCCCTCGCTCATTGGATTTCAGCAGGATTATCCGGACGTAAGCAAAAAACCGCAGGCCCTGATCATTGGTTGCGGCCCGGCCGGCATGTTCGCGGCATTGCGGTTGATTGAGCTGGGCATTAAGCCGGTGATTTTTGAAAGAGGAAAAGATGTTCGTGCCCGACGCCGTGATCTGGCTGCAATTAACAAAGACCACATTGTCAATCCTGAGTCCAATTACTGCTTCGGCGAAGGCGGCGCAGGGACTTATTCGGATGGAAAACTATACACGCGCTCCAACAAGCGCGGCGACATCCGGCGCGTGCTGGAAATATTTGTCGGCCACGGCGCCAGCGAGCAAATCCTGATCGATACGCACCCGCACATTGGTACCAACAAGCTCCCCGTTGTAGTTTCCGAAATGCGCGAAAGCATTTTGAAAGCAGGTGGCGAAATTCACTTTGACACCAAAGTCACGGACTTTATCATGGATCAAAATGTGCTGAAAGGCGTCATTACCGATGCTAATAAGGAACATTTGGGCATTGGTGTAATCCTGGCAACGGGACATTCGGCGCGGGATATTTACGAGTTGCTGGATGCGAAAAAAATCTTAATCGAGAGCAAATCATTCGCAATGGGCGTGCGTATTGAGCACCCGCAAAACACCATTGACAAGATCCAGTATCATTGCGAAAACGACCGCGGGCCATATTTGCCCGCTGCTTCATATAGTTTGGTCACCCAAACACGCTACAAAGGCGTTCAACGTGGTGTTTTCTCGTTTTGCATGTGTCCGGGCGGATTCATTGTGCCTGCCGCGACGGCTTCCGGCGAAGTGGTCGTGAACGGCATGTCCCCCTCGCGCCGCGACTCGCCTTACGCTAATTCCGGCATCGTGGTTTCCATTGAGGAGCATGATCTTTTGCCTTACAAGGAATTCGGCGCATTGGCTGGGTTGCAGTATCAAAAAGAAATTGAACAAGCAGCTTGTCAGTTTGCCGGTGCAACGCAAACTGCACCTGCGCAGCTTGCATTGGATTTTGTGAAAGGAAAAGTTTCTTCACAGCTTCGCGAAACGTCTTATCAGCCCGGGTTGCAATCGGTTGACCTGCGGGAAGTGCTGCCAGCAGAGATCGCCTTCCCATTAAGCGAAGCGCTTTCTGATTTTGGACAAAAAATGAGGGGTTATCTTTCTAGCGACGCACAATTGATCGGCGTTGAAAGCCGGACCTCATCGCCGGTCAGAATCCCGCGAGAAATCGAAACCTGCGAGCATCCGGAATTGAAAGGCCTGTTCCCTTGCGGCGAAGGCGCCGGTTACGCCGGAGGCATCATGTCCGCCGCCATGGACGGCGAACGATGCGCCGCCCAACTAGCAAAATTATACGCCAACAAGAAAATCCAATAA
- a CDS encoding sugar phosphate isomerase/epimerase family protein gives MTMDRRTFINSLAVSAGTAFLPETEAIAPTFPISCNQYSWITFYAREGKDWGANLDASLKDFASTGLKAYEPAFTDASEVGKLLPVLKKYQLVMPSVYVNSSLHKAEEATKSIESVLAIADALKPADTKIIVTNPNPLQWGGSENKNDGELAEQAKNLDKLGAELKKRGMTLAYHTHDVELRAAAREFHHMLLATDPKNVSLCLDVHWVYRGSGNSQIALFDIVKLYGKRIVELHLRQSKDGIWQEAFSDGDIDYRRLVTTLKGLNVTPHLVLEQCLEKTSPKTMDAVEAHKKDLVYSREIFKDWL, from the coding sequence ATGACTATGGATCGGAGAACATTTATCAATTCGCTGGCTGTTTCGGCCGGGACCGCTTTTTTACCCGAAACCGAAGCCATAGCACCCACTTTTCCCATTTCCTGCAACCAATATTCATGGATTACTTTCTATGCCCGGGAAGGGAAAGACTGGGGCGCGAACCTGGATGCGTCGCTGAAAGATTTTGCTTCAACGGGCCTGAAAGCATATGAACCGGCATTTACAGATGCCAGCGAAGTTGGAAAGTTATTACCTGTTTTAAAAAAATATCAGCTCGTTATGCCGTCGGTTTACGTGAACAGCTCGCTGCACAAAGCCGAAGAAGCCACAAAATCCATTGAATCGGTTCTGGCGATCGCGGACGCATTGAAACCGGCTGATACAAAGATCATTGTGACCAATCCCAATCCGCTGCAATGGGGTGGCTCTGAAAATAAGAATGATGGTGAACTGGCAGAACAAGCAAAAAACCTCGACAAACTGGGAGCGGAATTGAAAAAACGCGGCATGACGCTTGCTTACCACACGCATGATGTGGAGCTGCGTGCGGCAGCGCGGGAATTTCACCATATGCTGCTCGCCACGGACCCTAAAAACGTTTCACTTTGTTTGGATGTGCATTGGGTTTACCGGGGTTCGGGCAATTCGCAGATTGCGCTTTTTGATATTGTTAAATTATATGGAAAGCGGATCGTAGAGCTGCATTTGCGGCAATCCAAAGACGGAATTTGGCAGGAAGCATTTAGTGATGGCGACATTGATTACCGCCGCCTCGTTACAACATTAAAAGGACTAAATGTCACGCCGCATCTTGTTTTGGAACAATGTCTGGAAAAAACATCGCCTAAGACAATGGACGCTGTTGAAGCACACAAAAAGGATTTAGTGTATAGCAGGGAAATTTTTAAGGATTGGTTGTAG
- a CDS encoding type II toxin-antitoxin system HicA family toxin produces the protein MGKFDKLILKLLSGSADSNFSFDDLRLVLINLGFTEKTTGGSHRIFYKENIAEIVNIQPDGNKAKSYQVKQVRGIILKYKLVSYE, from the coding sequence ATGGGAAAATTTGATAAGCTGATTTTAAAGTTGCTTTCCGGATCTGCTGATAGCAATTTTAGTTTTGATGACCTAAGATTAGTTTTAATAAACCTGGGTTTTACAGAAAAAACGACAGGAGGAAGCCACAGAATTTTTTATAAGGAAAATATTGCGGAAATTGTAAATATTCAACCTGATGGTAATAAGGCTAAATCATATCAAGTGAAACAGGTGAGAGGGATTATTTTGAAATACAAACTTGTAAGTTATGAATAG
- a CDS encoding type II toxin-antitoxin system HicB family antitoxin gives MNSKYELIMYWSEEDKTFVVEVPELPGCMADGPTQNEALLNAQIVVDQWIETAKALGREIPKPKGKLMYA, from the coding sequence ATGAATAGCAAATACGAGTTAATTATGTATTGGAGCGAAGAGGATAAAACATTTGTTGTGGAAGTTCCGGAATTGCCGGGCTGCATGGCAGATGGCCCTACCCAAAATGAGGCGTTACTGAATGCACAAATTGTGGTCGATCAATGGATTGAGACTGCCAAAGCGCTGGGAAGAGAAATTCCAAAACCCAAAGGTAAGTTGATGTATGCTTGA
- a CDS encoding acyl-CoA dehydrogenase family protein: MPTPDFFNIYDLLTTEQQLIASTVKDFSDREIKPIIEDYAQKAEFPLHLIKKFGEIGVFGATIPVEYGGGGLDYISYGLMCQEIERGDSGMRSTISVQSSLVMWPIFAFGSEEQKRKYLPGLASGEMIGCFGLTEPDHGSNPAGMQTRISKTEKGYLLNGSKIWISNAPFADIAIVWARDEDGKVRGLIAERGMEGFSTPEIHHKWSLRASATGELVFDNVLIPEENILPNASGLKAPLQCLDKARYGISWGVIGAAMDCYETAVQYAAERIQFDKPIAAFQLTQKKLAEMLTEITKAQLLAWRLGTLMNNGKATTTQISMAKRNNVAMALNTARECRQILGAMGISGEYPIMRHMMNLESVITYEGTHDIHLLILGAEITGIQAFK; the protein is encoded by the coding sequence ATGCCAACCCCAGATTTCTTCAACATCTATGATCTGCTAACTACTGAGCAGCAACTGATTGCAAGTACTGTCAAAGACTTTTCGGACAGGGAGATTAAACCAATCATTGAGGACTATGCCCAGAAGGCAGAATTTCCGTTGCATTTAATCAAAAAGTTCGGTGAAATTGGTGTTTTTGGCGCGACAATTCCTGTTGAATATGGCGGTGGCGGTTTGGATTATATCAGTTATGGCTTAATGTGCCAGGAAATTGAAAGAGGCGATTCTGGTATGCGCTCGACCATTTCGGTGCAAAGTTCGCTGGTCATGTGGCCGATTTTTGCATTTGGATCCGAAGAACAAAAACGTAAATATCTTCCCGGCCTGGCCAGCGGTGAAATGATTGGCTGCTTTGGATTAACCGAGCCGGACCATGGTTCCAACCCAGCCGGCATGCAGACCAGAATATCAAAAACGGAAAAAGGCTATCTGCTCAACGGTTCCAAAATTTGGATTTCCAATGCTCCGTTTGCCGATATAGCAATCGTTTGGGCAAGGGACGAAGATGGGAAAGTGCGCGGGCTGATTGCGGAGCGCGGCATGGAAGGGTTTTCAACACCGGAAATTCATCACAAATGGTCGTTAAGGGCGAGTGCGACCGGGGAACTGGTTTTTGATAATGTATTAATTCCGGAAGAGAATATTTTACCCAATGCATCCGGGCTGAAAGCGCCGCTGCAATGTCTGGATAAAGCGCGCTATGGCATTTCCTGGGGCGTCATCGGTGCTGCTATGGACTGTTATGAAACCGCTGTTCAATACGCAGCGGAACGTATTCAGTTTGATAAACCCATTGCGGCTTTTCAATTGACACAAAAGAAGTTGGCAGAAATGCTGACCGAAATCACCAAAGCGCAGCTGCTGGCGTGGCGGTTAGGCACATTAATGAACAACGGAAAAGCTACAACCACGCAAATCTCGATGGCCAAGCGTAACAATGTGGCTATGGCGCTGAATACTGCCAGAGAATGTCGTCAAATCCTCGGTGCCATGGGCATCTCAGGAGAGTATCCGATCATGCGGCACATGATGAACCTGGAATCCGTGATCACTTACGAGGGCACGCACGACATTCATTTGTTGATCCTGGGTGCAGAAATTACCGGAATTCAGGCTTTTAAATGA
- a CDS encoding sterol desaturase family protein, whose product MPGTYEFEDFLLKVSTPFYLLLICVEIFLTYRPSHEHHSPRASYTFKDSFTNALLMLLNGGIDLLFRTAYVGVLIWFYNMGFKAAVSNPFFYWFSLFLLEDLAFYTLHYVDHHSRLFWAVHVTHHSSEHFNLTTGFRSSVFQPLYRFFYFIPLALVGFSPADIIIMYSLTQIYGIIVHTEYVGKLGWLEYIFVTPSHHRVHHASNVQYLDKNMGMCLIIWDRIFDTFQEELETVPPVYGLTKPIENATLANTVLHEWKEIGKDFKQKTDLRTKLNYLIKAPGWSPDGSRMTTKDLQKINQEGAIKSLYNK is encoded by the coding sequence ATGCCTGGCACATATGAGTTTGAGGATTTTCTTTTAAAAGTCTCTACTCCGTTTTATCTGTTGCTGATCTGCGTCGAAATTTTCCTGACTTACCGGCCCTCGCACGAACATCATAGTCCACGCGCTTCCTACACTTTCAAAGACAGCTTTACCAATGCGCTGCTAATGCTCCTGAACGGCGGCATCGACCTTTTATTCAGAACTGCATATGTAGGTGTGCTGATCTGGTTCTATAATATGGGCTTTAAAGCGGCCGTTAGTAACCCATTTTTTTACTGGTTCAGCCTGTTCCTTTTGGAAGACCTCGCGTTTTACACTTTGCATTATGTGGATCACCACAGCAGGTTATTCTGGGCTGTGCACGTCACGCACCATTCTTCCGAGCATTTCAATCTGACGACCGGTTTCCGTTCTTCCGTTTTCCAGCCGCTCTATCGTTTTTTTTATTTTATCCCACTGGCGCTTGTTGGGTTTAGTCCTGCGGATATTATCATTATGTACTCGCTCACGCAAATTTACGGCATCATTGTGCACACGGAATACGTGGGCAAACTGGGCTGGCTTGAATATATTTTCGTAACCCCTTCTCATCACCGTGTTCACCACGCCAGCAATGTGCAGTATCTGGACAAAAACATGGGCATGTGCCTGATCATCTGGGACCGCATTTTTGACACATTTCAGGAAGAATTGGAAACCGTTCCGCCCGTTTACGGACTGACCAAACCCATTGAAAACGCAACGCTGGCAAACACCGTATTGCACGAGTGGAAGGAAATAGGAAAGGATTTTAAGCAAAAAACAGACCTCCGTACCAAGCTCAATTATCTGATCAAAGCGCCAGGCTGGTCCCCGGACGGATCCAGAATGACTACGAAAGATTTGCAGAAGATTAATCAGGAGGGAGCAATCAAAAGCCTGTACAACAAGTAA
- a CDS encoding helix-turn-helix domain-containing protein, whose product MAINTDNVRLVFGLKLKQLRLDKGMSLSELSQKSGLSISYINEIEKGKKYPKSDKIIALASAMDVDYDTLVSLKLTKRLEPISDLLSSNVLTELPLELFGIDPANLLEILSDAPAKISAFVGTLIEIARNYNMSIEKFYFSALRTYQEMHDNYFEDIELEAERFLIENNVEENQILNEKDLAEILRSRFNYSIENINEKANPEFSSVRSLTITNPNGNRLLMNNHLSSVQRAFIFGREIGYLYLGLKNRLHTTALVEAESFEQLLNNFKASYFSSAIIIKRSLLVPAVAAVFEQKMWKPQQLIDLIHRFNTTPESFCYRLSNILPRYFGINQIFFSRFNNFVGQNIFDMTKEMHISRKHYPHTVKDEHYCRRWVALTILNDLGDIIRRKEQPGILCKAQKSTYLDTRDEYLVISFALPMSPTPGLNVSVSMGIYLDAPTREKLQFLDDPFLVAREVNQTCERCSLFDCRERIAAPTILQKRHKNEELRKALKRMIN is encoded by the coding sequence GTGGCAATAAATACAGATAATGTAAGGTTGGTTTTCGGGTTGAAGCTCAAACAGCTGCGACTGGACAAAGGAATGTCACTCAGCGAACTTTCTCAGAAATCGGGGTTGTCGATTTCGTACATCAACGAAATTGAGAAAGGTAAAAAATATCCGAAATCCGACAAGATCATTGCCCTGGCCTCGGCCATGGATGTAGATTACGATACGCTCGTTTCACTCAAACTCACAAAACGGCTCGAACCCATCTCGGATCTGCTGAGCTCCAATGTGCTCACAGAACTCCCGCTTGAACTTTTTGGAATAGATCCTGCCAACCTGCTCGAAATCCTTTCCGACGCACCGGCCAAGATCAGCGCATTTGTAGGAACATTAATCGAAATTGCACGGAACTACAATATGTCGATTGAGAAGTTCTATTTCTCGGCATTGCGTACGTACCAGGAAATGCACGACAATTATTTTGAGGACATTGAACTCGAAGCAGAGCGTTTTTTGATCGAAAACAATGTTGAAGAAAATCAGATCCTGAATGAAAAAGATCTGGCTGAAATCCTGAGATCCCGCTTTAATTATTCCATTGAAAATATCAATGAAAAGGCCAATCCGGAATTTTCCAGTGTTCGTTCGTTAACGATTACCAATCCAAATGGGAATCGTTTGCTCATGAATAATCACCTTTCGTCGGTGCAGCGGGCATTTATTTTTGGGCGGGAGATTGGTTATTTATATTTAGGTCTGAAAAACAGGTTGCATACCACCGCTTTGGTGGAAGCCGAATCGTTCGAACAGTTGCTCAACAACTTCAAAGCGTCCTATTTTTCGAGTGCGATTATCATTAAGAGAAGCTTGCTTGTGCCCGCAGTCGCTGCGGTTTTTGAACAAAAAATGTGGAAGCCGCAGCAACTCATTGACCTCATCCACAGGTTTAATACAACGCCGGAATCGTTCTGTTACAGGTTAAGCAACATTTTGCCGCGCTACTTCGGCATTAACCAGATCTTTTTCTCCCGTTTCAATAATTTCGTCGGCCAGAATATCTTTGATATGACCAAGGAAATGCACATTTCCCGGAAGCATTATCCGCACACCGTGAAAGACGAACATTATTGCCGCCGCTGGGTCGCATTAACTATTCTGAACGATCTGGGTGATATTATCAGGCGTAAAGAACAGCCTGGAATTCTTTGTAAGGCGCAGAAATCCACTTACCTGGACACGCGTGATGAATATCTGGTGATCAGCTTTGCTTTGCCCATGTCCCCTACTCCTGGCCTGAACGTGAGCGTTTCGATGGGCATTTACCTGGATGCGCCTACACGGGAAAAACTGCAATTTCTGGATGATCCGTTTTTAGTGGCCAGAGAAGTAAACCAAACCTGCGAACGCTGCTCGCTGTTTGACTGCCGGGAAAGGATCGCCGCTCCTACCATCCTGCAAAAACGGCACAAAAACGAAGAATTGAGAAAAGCTTTGAAAAGAATGATCAATTGA
- a CDS encoding porin family protein, with the protein MKNFMIALCMMTISYAASAQYDPAFRFGIKAGANMSNINGSNDLTLASGNNPFNFKDNDNRSLGFAGGVFFRFGKTFYIQPEILLSQKGGRFNVYEDGVQDSNGKVDVRFSNLDVPILFGIRVAKFFRINVGPMASLRLSNNGKIGDSFDVITGENSAEFKNRLAYGYQAGVGVDFGRLSLDVRYEGNFTDIVKVEFDNATTASQFGKKSNLFQATLGFAIF; encoded by the coding sequence ATGAAAAATTTTATGATTGCGCTGTGCATGATGACGATAAGCTATGCGGCGTCAGCACAATACGACCCGGCTTTCAGATTCGGGATTAAGGCAGGAGCGAACATGTCCAACATTAATGGCAGCAACGACCTGACCCTTGCATCGGGCAACAACCCGTTCAATTTCAAAGACAACGACAACCGTTCCCTTGGCTTTGCGGGAGGTGTTTTTTTCCGCTTTGGTAAAACATTCTATATCCAGCCTGAGATTTTATTATCCCAAAAGGGAGGTCGTTTCAATGTGTATGAAGACGGCGTGCAGGATTCGAATGGAAAAGTTGATGTTCGCTTCTCAAACCTGGACGTGCCGATCTTGTTTGGGATCAGAGTTGCGAAGTTCTTCCGCATCAATGTGGGCCCTATGGCTTCATTGAGATTGTCGAATAACGGTAAAATCGGTGATTCGTTTGATGTTATTACGGGCGAAAACTCGGCGGAATTCAAAAACCGCCTGGCTTACGGTTACCAGGCCGGTGTTGGCGTTGATTTTGGCAGATTGAGCCTGGATGTGCGTTATGAAGGAAATTTCACAGACATTGTGAAAGTGGAATTTGATAATGCTACAACCGCTTCACAGTTTGGCAAAAAGAGCAATTTGTTCCAGGCGACTCTTGGCTTTGCGATTTTTTGA
- the leuS gene encoding leucine--tRNA ligase — protein MSDYSHREIEQKWQQYWESHGTFNVENQSDLPKYYVLDMFPYPSGAGLHVGHPLGYIASDIYSRYKRLKGFNVLHPMGFDSFGLPAEQYAIQTGQHPAITTEQNITRYIEQLKNLGFSYDWKREVRTSDPNYYKWTQWIFIELFKSWYNNDSSKAEPIESLISIFEKSGNKGVNAPCDEDTPIFTAQEWSSWSEEDQYKLTLKYRLTYVADATVNWCAGLGSVLSNDEVKDGVSERGGFPVVQKLMRQWMMRITAYAQRLIDGLDTIDWTESLKEQQRNWIGRSVGALVKFDIDGHDNVIEVFTTRVDTIYGVTFMVLAPEHELVDMITTPEQRGDIDVYIASTKKKSERDRMSDVKTVSGAFTGAYAVNPFNDEKIPVYIADYVLAGYGTGAVMAVPSGDQRDWNFAQHFNLPIIPILDSQKETETQADSTKDGHYINSGMINGLTFHEANKVLINWLEEKGIGKGKINYRLRDAVFSRQRYWGEPVPVFYKNDSTGQPLPYLLGENELPLNLPEVDKYLPTENGEPPLGRAQDWAHGSGNGYELSTMPGWAGSSWYWYRYMDPKNQEEFASKESIDYWRDVDLYIGGTEHATGHLLYSRFWNKFLKDRGFVPEEEPFKKLINQGMIQGRSNFVYRVKGDDYSSPVFVSAGLRAQYDVSALHVDVNIVENDVLDVEKFKATRRDIVGENPTFILEDGKYVCGVEVEKMSKSKFNVVNPDDIVERYGADTLRLYEMFLGPLEQAKPWNTNGIDGTYRFIRKLWRLFYNDAGQWMVKDVPAKPEELKILHKTIKKIEEDIENFSFNTAVSAFMVCVNELGAVKCQSKAVLQELVVLLSPYAPHISEELWDLLGNEKGMVSKAAFPKWELQHVTDSVFEYPIQINGKVRASLTFALDTPASEIEKEVLANETVQRWMEGKDAKKVIVVPRRIVNVVI, from the coding sequence ATGAGTGATTATAGTCATCGGGAAATAGAGCAGAAATGGCAGCAATATTGGGAAAGCCACGGCACATTTAATGTTGAAAACCAATCGGACCTTCCCAAATATTATGTGTTGGACATGTTCCCGTATCCCTCGGGAGCCGGATTGCATGTAGGACACCCGCTGGGATACATTGCATCCGATATTTATTCCCGTTACAAAAGGCTTAAAGGGTTTAACGTGTTGCATCCGATGGGTTTCGACAGCTTCGGGCTTCCCGCCGAACAATACGCAATCCAGACCGGGCAGCATCCCGCCATCACGACGGAACAGAACATTACCCGCTACATTGAGCAATTAAAAAATCTGGGTTTCAGCTACGACTGGAAACGCGAAGTGCGTACTTCTGACCCAAATTATTATAAATGGACACAATGGATCTTCATCGAGCTTTTCAAGAGCTGGTATAACAACGATTCCAGTAAGGCTGAGCCGATTGAATCTTTGATTTCCATCTTTGAAAAAAGCGGAAACAAAGGCGTTAATGCACCTTGTGATGAGGATACGCCGATTTTCACAGCACAAGAATGGAGCAGCTGGTCAGAAGAGGACCAGTACAAGTTGACATTGAAATACAGGCTTACCTATGTGGCGGACGCAACGGTAAACTGGTGCGCGGGACTGGGTTCGGTGCTTTCCAATGATGAGGTGAAGGATGGCGTTTCAGAGCGTGGCGGATTTCCCGTTGTCCAAAAATTAATGCGCCAGTGGATGATGCGCATTACGGCCTACGCCCAGCGGTTAATCGACGGATTGGACACAATTGACTGGACCGAATCACTGAAAGAACAGCAGCGCAACTGGATCGGAAGATCGGTGGGCGCGTTGGTGAAATTCGACATTGATGGGCATGATAATGTGATCGAGGTGTTTACAACCCGCGTGGATACGATCTATGGCGTCACATTTATGGTGTTAGCGCCTGAACACGAGCTTGTTGATATGATTACAACGCCCGAGCAGCGCGGCGATATTGACGTGTATATCGCTTCAACAAAGAAAAAATCGGAGCGCGACCGGATGTCCGATGTAAAAACGGTTTCGGGCGCATTCACGGGTGCTTATGCTGTAAATCCTTTTAACGATGAAAAAATCCCTGTTTATATAGCCGATTATGTGTTGGCAGGTTATGGAACAGGCGCTGTGATGGCGGTTCCGTCCGGTGACCAGCGCGACTGGAATTTTGCGCAGCATTTCAATTTGCCGATCATTCCCATTCTGGATTCACAAAAAGAAACGGAAACACAAGCAGATTCGACCAAGGATGGTCATTATATCAATTCAGGCATGATCAATGGCTTGACTTTTCACGAAGCCAATAAAGTTTTGATCAACTGGCTTGAAGAAAAAGGCATTGGAAAAGGCAAAATCAACTATCGACTGCGTGATGCCGTTTTCAGCCGTCAGCGTTACTGGGGCGAGCCTGTGCCTGTTTTTTATAAAAATGACAGCACCGGGCAACCGCTTCCTTACTTATTGGGAGAAAACGAATTGCCATTAAACTTGCCTGAGGTTGACAAATATCTGCCGACAGAAAACGGCGAGCCGCCGTTGGGCCGTGCACAGGATTGGGCGCATGGTTCCGGCAATGGCTACGAACTGAGCACAATGCCGGGATGGGCGGGAAGCAGCTGGTATTGGTATCGCTATATGGACCCGAAAAACCAGGAAGAGTTCGCTTCGAAAGAATCGATCGATTACTGGCGCGACGTGGATTTATACATTGGCGGAACCGAGCACGCAACCGGACATTTGTTGTACAGCCGTTTCTGGAACAAATTCCTGAAAGACCGTGGATTTGTACCGGAAGAGGAGCCATTCAAAAAGCTGATCAACCAGGGAATGATCCAGGGTCGCAGCAATTTTGTTTATCGGGTAAAAGGCGATGATTACAGCAGTCCCGTTTTTGTAAGTGCCGGACTGCGTGCGCAATATGACGTTTCTGCATTGCATGTGGATGTGAATATCGTTGAGAATGATGTTTTGGACGTAGAGAAATTCAAGGCAACCCGCCGTGACATTGTTGGGGAGAACCCGACATTCATCTTGGAGGATGGCAAATATGTGTGCGGTGTGGAGGTGGAGAAAATGTCGAAATCCAAGTTCAACGTGGTAAATCCGGACGACATTGTGGAGCGTTACGGAGCAGACACATTGCGTTTGTATGAAATGTTTTTAGGGCCGTTGGAGCAGGCTAAGCCCTGGAATACCAATGGGATAGACGGAACATATCGTTTTATCCGCAAGCTGTGGCGGTTGTTCTATAATGATGCAGGACAATGGATGGTGAAGGACGTTCCGGCTAAACCGGAAGAGTTGAAAATTTTGCATAAGACCATCAAAAAAATTGAAGAAGACATTGAAAACTTCTCCTTTAACACCGCAGTAAGTGCTTTTATGGTGTGTGTCAATGAGTTGGGTGCTGTGAAATGTCAGAGCAAAGCTGTTTTACAGGAGCTTGTCGTTTTACTTTCCCCATATGCGCCCCATATCAGCGAGGAGTTGTGGGATCTGTTGGGCAATGAAAAAGGAATGGTGTCAAAAGCAGCTTTCCCGAAATGGGAATTACAGCACGTTACCGATTCGGTTTTTGAATATCCGATTCAGATCAATGGAAAAGTAAGGGCATCATTAACATTCGCATTGGACACGCCGGCATCCGAAATCGAGAAGGAAGTGTTGGCAAATGAAACCGTGCAGCGCTGGATGGAAGGAAAAGATGCCAAAAAGGTGATTGTCGTTCCGAGGCGGATCGTAAATGTTGTGATCTGA